The following proteins come from a genomic window of Enterobacter chengduensis:
- the yfhb gene encoding phosphatidylglycerophosphatase C: protein MTNHARRIVFFDLDGTLHQQDMFGTFMRYLLRRQPLNALLVLPLLPVIGIALLAKGRAARWPMSLLLWGCTFGHSDARLKQLEKDFAHWFRGHVAAFPVVQARLTGYLDANDADIWLITGSPQTLVEQVYFDTPWLPRVNLIATQIARGYGGWVLTLRCLGHEKVVQLEKRIGTPLRLYSGYSDSKQDNPLLYFCQHRWRVTPSGELQQLE, encoded by the coding sequence TTGACAAACCACGCGCGTCGCATTGTCTTTTTCGACCTGGATGGCACGCTGCATCAGCAGGATATGTTTGGCACGTTTATGCGCTACCTGCTGCGGCGTCAGCCCCTGAATGCGCTGCTCGTGCTGCCGCTCTTACCGGTTATCGGCATCGCGCTGCTGGCGAAAGGCCGCGCGGCGCGATGGCCGATGAGCCTGCTGCTGTGGGGATGTACGTTTGGACACAGCGACGCGCGGCTCAAACAGCTGGAAAAGGATTTTGCGCACTGGTTTCGCGGGCACGTCGCCGCCTTTCCGGTGGTGCAGGCGCGCCTGACCGGCTACCTCGACGCGAACGATGCCGACATCTGGCTGATTACCGGCTCCCCGCAGACGCTGGTGGAGCAGGTCTATTTTGATACGCCCTGGCTTCCGCGCGTAAATCTTATCGCCACGCAAATTGCTCGCGGCTACGGCGGCTGGGTACTGACCCTGCGCTGCCTGGGGCATGAAAAAGTGGTCCAGCTGGAGAAACGCATCGGTACGCCGCTGCGCCTGTACAGCGGCTACAGCGACAGCAAGCAGGACAACCCGCTGCTCTATTTTTGCCAGCATCGCTGGCGCGTTACGCCATCAGGTGAACTCCAGCAACTCGAATAG
- the mltF gene encoding membrane-bound lytic murein transglycosylase MltF: MKKLKINYLLIGIVTLLLAVALWPSIPWFGKAENRIAAIQERGELRVSTLNSPLIYSDINGKIIGLDYELAQQFADYLGVKLKITVRQNINQLFDDLDNDDADMLAAGLVYNSERSKNYQPGPTYYSVSQQLVYRVGSQRPRSLATINDTQLTIAPGHVVIEDLRELKEKKFPDLSWTVDPKLGTTELLEQVKDQKVPYTIADSVAISLFQRVHPEIAVALDVTDEQPVTWFSHLDNDQTFSAAMLDFFNTINEDGTLARLEEKYLGHGDDFDYVDTRSFLRAVDSVLPDLQPLFEKYAQEIDWKLLAAISYQESHWDTQATSPTGVRGLMMLTKNTALSLGVNDRTDAEQSISGGARYLQDMMGKVPETVPEEERIWFALAAYNMGYAHMLDARALTAKTKGNPDSWSDVKQRLPLLSQKPWYNKLTYGYARGHEAYAYVENIRKYQISLVGYLLEKEKEATEAKQLAQSYPVVAPDELNRPTASILPFAAFSADGAFERNRLIVPNTLVQAPRR, from the coding sequence TTGAAAAAATTAAAGATTAATTATCTGCTCATCGGCATTGTAACGTTGCTGCTGGCAGTGGCCCTCTGGCCTTCTATTCCCTGGTTCGGCAAAGCCGAAAACCGTATCGCCGCCATTCAGGAGCGGGGGGAATTGCGCGTCAGTACCCTCAACTCTCCGCTGATTTACAGCGACATCAACGGCAAAATCATTGGCCTGGATTATGAACTGGCGCAGCAGTTTGCCGATTATCTTGGTGTGAAGCTTAAAATTACCGTTCGCCAGAATATCAACCAGCTGTTTGATGACCTCGATAACGACGATGCCGATATGCTCGCCGCCGGGCTGGTGTATAACAGCGAGCGCAGCAAGAACTACCAGCCGGGCCCGACCTACTACTCCGTTTCGCAGCAGCTGGTTTACCGCGTCGGGAGCCAGCGCCCGCGCTCGCTGGCCACGATTAACGATACCCAGTTGACGATTGCGCCCGGTCACGTGGTGATTGAGGATCTGCGGGAGCTCAAGGAGAAGAAATTTCCCGACCTGAGCTGGACGGTGGATCCGAAACTCGGCACGACCGAGCTGCTGGAGCAGGTAAAAGACCAGAAAGTGCCCTACACCATTGCCGATTCGGTCGCGATCAGCCTGTTCCAGCGCGTGCATCCTGAAATCGCCGTGGCGCTGGACGTCACCGACGAGCAGCCCGTCACCTGGTTTAGCCATCTTGATAACGATCAGACCTTTTCTGCCGCGATGCTCGACTTCTTCAACACCATCAATGAAGACGGAACGCTGGCCCGCCTCGAGGAGAAGTACCTCGGCCATGGTGACGACTTTGACTACGTTGATACCCGCAGCTTCCTGCGCGCGGTAGACAGCGTCCTGCCGGACCTCCAGCCGCTGTTCGAAAAATACGCCCAGGAGATTGACTGGAAGCTGCTGGCGGCCATTTCGTATCAGGAATCCCACTGGGATACCCAGGCCACGTCTCCGACCGGCGTACGCGGGTTGATGATGTTAACCAAAAACACCGCGCTGAGCCTGGGCGTGAATGACCGCACCGATGCGGAACAGAGCATCAGCGGCGGCGCGCGCTATCTGCAGGATATGATGGGAAAAGTCCCGGAAACGGTGCCGGAAGAGGAGCGGATCTGGTTCGCGCTGGCGGCTTACAATATGGGCTACGCGCACATGCTTGACGCGCGAGCGCTGACGGCCAAAACAAAAGGCAATCCGGACAGCTGGTCAGACGTAAAACAGCGGCTGCCGCTGCTCAGCCAGAAGCCATGGTACAACAAGCTGACATACGGCTACGCGCGCGGGCATGAAGCCTACGCCTACGTGGAAAATATCCGTAAATATCAGATTAGCCTGGTCGGGTATCTGCTGGAGAAAGAGAAAGAGGCGACGGAGGCCAAACAGCTGGCCCAAAGCTACCCTGTCGTGGCGCCGGACGAGCTTAATCGCCCGACAGCTTCAATTCTGCCTTTTGCTGCTTTTTCTGCTGACGGCGCATTCGAAAGAAATCGCTTAATAGTCCCGAACACTCTGGTGCAAGCACCCCGCCGATAG
- the qseE gene encoding two component system sensor histidine kinase QseE/GlrK, translated as MKRWPVFPRSLRQLVMMAFLLILLPLLILAWQAWQSLNALSAQAALTNRTTLIDARRSEAMTNAALEMERSYRQYCVLDDRTLEKVYQSQRKRYSEMLDAHAGVLPDDKLYQALRQDLNDLAQLQCSNSGPDAAAAARLEAFASANTEMVQSTRTVIFSRGQQLQQEIAERGQFFGWQALVLFLVSLGLVLLFTRMIIGPVKGIQRMINRLGEGKSLGDTVAFKGPRELRSVGQRIIWLSERLAWLESQRHQFLRHISHELKTPLASMREGTELLADEVAGPLTPEQKEIVEILDNSSRNLQKLIEQLLDYNRKLADGAVVLENVDIEPLVDMVISAHSLPARAKMMHTGVELNAASCLAEPMLLMSVLDNLYSNAVHYGTESGNIYIRSYTKGSRVFIDVANTGTPIPDDEKTMIFEPFFQGSHQRKGAVKGSGLGLSIARDCIRRMQGELNIATDERSDVCFRIELPLSRKNQ; from the coding sequence TTGAAACGCTGGCCCGTTTTCCCCCGCTCCCTGCGACAGCTCGTCATGATGGCTTTCCTGCTGATCCTGCTGCCGCTGCTGATCCTTGCCTGGCAGGCGTGGCAGAGCCTGAACGCGCTGAGCGCGCAGGCGGCGCTGACCAACCGCACGACGCTCATCGACGCGAGGCGCAGTGAAGCGATGACCAACGCCGCGCTGGAGATGGAGCGTAGCTATCGTCAGTATTGCGTGCTTGACGATCGGACGCTGGAAAAGGTGTATCAAAGCCAGCGTAAACGCTACAGCGAAATGCTGGACGCCCACGCGGGAGTTTTACCTGACGACAAGCTGTATCAGGCGTTACGTCAGGATCTGAACGATCTCGCCCAGCTCCAGTGCAGCAACAGCGGGCCGGATGCCGCCGCCGCCGCGCGTCTTGAAGCGTTTGCCAGCGCCAATACCGAGATGGTGCAGTCAACGCGCACGGTGATTTTCTCGCGCGGCCAGCAGCTCCAGCAGGAAATAGCCGAACGCGGGCAGTTCTTCGGCTGGCAGGCGCTGGTGCTGTTCCTGGTAAGCCTTGGCCTGGTCCTGCTCTTTACCCGCATGATCATCGGCCCGGTGAAGGGCATTCAGCGGATGATCAACCGCCTGGGGGAGGGCAAATCGCTGGGGGACACGGTCGCCTTTAAAGGCCCCCGCGAGCTGCGATCCGTCGGTCAGCGCATTATCTGGCTGTCCGAGCGCCTGGCGTGGCTCGAATCTCAACGCCATCAGTTCCTGCGCCATATCTCTCATGAGCTTAAAACGCCGCTCGCCAGCATGCGTGAAGGGACGGAGCTTCTGGCGGATGAAGTGGCAGGACCCCTGACGCCAGAACAGAAAGAGATTGTCGAGATCCTGGATAACAGCAGCCGCAATCTCCAGAAGCTGATTGAGCAGCTGCTGGACTACAACCGCAAGCTGGCCGACGGCGCGGTCGTACTGGAAAATGTCGACATTGAACCGCTGGTGGATATGGTGATCTCCGCCCACAGCTTGCCGGCAAGAGCTAAAATGATGCATACCGGTGTAGAGCTCAATGCGGCTAGCTGTCTCGCTGAACCCATGCTGTTAATGAGCGTTCTGGATAATCTTTATTCCAATGCGGTGCACTATGGTACTGAATCCGGTAACATTTATATCCGAAGCTATACGAAGGGTTCCCGGGTGTTTATCGACGTCGCTAACACCGGCACCCCGATCCCTGATGACGAAAAAACCATGATCTTCGAGCCCTTTTTCCAGGGAAGTCATCAGCGGAAAGGTGCGGTGAAAGGCAGTGGTCTGGGCTTAAGCATCGCCCGGGACTGCATACGACGCATGCAGGGTGAGCTAAACATTGCTACGGACGAACGTTCGGATGTTTGCTTCCGTATCGAACTGCCCCTGAGCCGGAAAAATCAATAA
- the purL gene encoding phosphoribosylformylglycinamidine synthase, with amino-acid sequence MMEILRGSPALSAFRITKLLARFQAADLPVSNIYAEYVHFADLNAPLNAEERVQLERLLKYGPSLSSHTPTGKLILATPRPGTISPWSSKATDIAHNCGLSQINRLERGVAYYVEASTLSDAQWQAVAAELHDRMMESVFASLDDAQKLFSHHQPAPVQSVDLLGQGRQALIDANLRLGLALAEDEIDYLQDAFVKLNRNPNDIELYMFAQANSEHCRHKIFNADWIIDGEQQPKSLFKMIKNTMEQTPDHVLSAYKDNAAVMEGSEVGRFFADREAGRYDFHQEPAHILMKVETHNHPTAISPWPGAATGSGGEIRDEGATGRGAKPKAGLVGFSVSNLRIPGFEQPWEEDFGKPERIVTALDIMTEGPLGGAAFNNEFGRPALNGYFRTYEEKVDSHNGEELRGYHKPIMLAGGIGNIRADHVQKGGIVVGAKLIVLGGPAMNIGLGGGAASSMASGQSDADLDFASVQRDNPEMERRCQEVIDRCWQLGDANPILFIHDVGAGGLSNAMPELVSDGGRGGRFNLRDILSDEPGMSPLEIWCNESQERYVLAVAADQLPLFDELCRRERAPYAVIGEATEEQHLSLSDTHFDNQPIDLPLDVLLGKTPKMTRDVTTRKAAGKALDRQGITVAEAVNRVLHLPAVAEKTFLVTIGDRTVTGMVSRDQMVGPWQIPVANCAVTTASLDSYYGEAMALGERTPVALLDFAASARLAVGEALTNIAATQIGDIKRIKLSANWMAAAGHPGEDAGLYEAVKAVGEELCPALGLTIPVGKDSMSMKTRWQEGSEQREMTSPLSLVITAFARVEDVRHTVTPQLATEDNALLLIDLGKGHNALGATALAQVYRQLGDKPADVRDVAQLKGFYDAIQALVAQRKLLAYHDRSDGGLLVTLAEMAFTGHCGVEANIATLGEDRLAALFNEELGAVIQVRAADRDAVEAVLAQHGLADCVHYLGKAVQGDRFVIEADGHAVFSESRTTLRMWWAETTWQMQRLRDNPECADREHNAKANDNDPGLNVTLSFDINDDIAAPYIATGARPKVAVLREQGVNSHVEMAAAFHRAGFDAIDVHMSDLLAGRTGLEDFQALVACGGFSYGDVLGAGEGWAKSILFNSRVRDEFETFFHRPQTLALGVCNGCQMMSNLRELIPGSEAWPRFVRNQSDRFEARFSLVEVTQSPSLLLQGMVGSRMPIAVSHGEGQVEVRDSAHLAQLESKGLVALRFVDNFGKVTETYPANPNGSPNGITAVTSESGRATIMMPHPERVFRTVSNSWHPENWGEDSPWMRIFRNARKQLG; translated from the coding sequence ATGATGGAAATTCTGCGTGGTTCGCCTGCACTGTCTGCCTTCCGTATTACCAAACTGCTGGCACGTTTTCAGGCGGCCGACCTTCCGGTAAGCAATATTTACGCTGAGTATGTCCATTTTGCTGACCTGAATGCCCCCCTGAATGCAGAGGAGCGCGTCCAGCTGGAACGCCTGCTCAAGTATGGCCCAAGCCTGAGCAGCCATACGCCAACCGGCAAACTGATCCTTGCGACGCCGCGTCCGGGCACCATCTCCCCCTGGTCTTCCAAAGCCACCGACATCGCCCACAACTGCGGTCTGAGCCAGATTAACCGTCTGGAGCGCGGCGTGGCGTACTACGTGGAAGCCTCTACCCTGAGCGACGCGCAGTGGCAGGCGGTTGCGGCTGAACTGCACGATCGCATGATGGAGAGCGTATTTGCCTCTCTCGATGACGCGCAGAAACTGTTCTCTCACCATCAGCCTGCGCCGGTACAGAGCGTAGACCTGCTGGGTCAGGGCCGTCAGGCGCTGATTGACGCCAACCTGCGTCTCGGCCTGGCGCTGGCAGAAGACGAAATCGACTACCTGCAGGATGCGTTTGTTAAGCTCAACCGTAACCCGAACGACATCGAACTCTATATGTTCGCGCAGGCGAACTCCGAGCACTGCCGCCACAAGATTTTCAACGCCGACTGGATTATTGACGGCGAACAGCAGCCAAAGTCGCTGTTCAAAATGATTAAAAACACCATGGAGCAAACCCCTGACCACGTGCTGTCTGCCTATAAAGACAACGCCGCGGTGATGGAAGGCTCCGAGGTGGGCCGCTTCTTCGCCGATCGCGAAGCAGGGCGCTATGACTTCCACCAGGAGCCCGCGCATATCCTGATGAAGGTTGAAACCCACAACCACCCGACGGCGATCTCCCCGTGGCCGGGTGCGGCGACCGGCTCCGGCGGTGAAATCCGCGACGAAGGGGCGACCGGTCGCGGTGCTAAACCCAAAGCGGGTCTGGTCGGTTTCTCCGTCTCCAACCTGCGTATCCCGGGCTTTGAACAGCCGTGGGAAGAAGATTTCGGCAAGCCGGAGCGCATTGTGACCGCGCTCGACATCATGACCGAAGGCCCGCTGGGCGGCGCGGCGTTTAACAACGAATTTGGCCGTCCGGCGCTGAACGGTTACTTCCGTACCTATGAAGAAAAAGTGGACAGCCACAACGGCGAAGAGCTGCGCGGCTACCACAAACCGATCATGCTGGCGGGCGGGATCGGCAACATCCGCGCCGATCACGTGCAGAAAGGCGGGATTGTCGTCGGCGCGAAGCTGATCGTCCTCGGCGGCCCGGCGATGAACATCGGCCTGGGCGGCGGGGCGGCTTCTTCAATGGCCTCCGGCCAGTCTGACGCGGATCTCGATTTCGCCTCCGTGCAGCGCGACAACCCGGAGATGGAGCGTCGCTGTCAGGAGGTAATCGACCGCTGCTGGCAGCTGGGCGACGCCAACCCGATCCTCTTTATCCACGACGTGGGCGCGGGCGGTTTGTCCAACGCCATGCCGGAGCTGGTGAGCGACGGCGGTCGCGGGGGGCGCTTCAACCTGCGCGATATCCTGAGCGATGAGCCGGGCATGAGCCCGCTGGAAATCTGGTGTAACGAATCCCAGGAGCGCTACGTGCTGGCGGTGGCGGCGGATCAGCTGCCGCTGTTTGACGAGCTGTGCCGCCGCGAGCGCGCGCCGTATGCCGTCATCGGTGAAGCGACCGAAGAGCAGCATCTCTCCTTAAGCGACACCCACTTTGATAACCAGCCGATCGATCTGCCGCTCGACGTTCTGCTCGGTAAAACGCCGAAGATGACCCGCGACGTCACCACCCGTAAAGCGGCGGGCAAAGCGCTGGATCGCCAGGGCATCACCGTGGCGGAAGCGGTCAACCGCGTGCTGCACCTGCCGGCTGTGGCAGAGAAAACCTTCCTGGTGACCATCGGCGACCGCACCGTGACCGGCATGGTCTCGCGCGATCAGATGGTCGGTCCGTGGCAGATCCCGGTGGCGAACTGCGCCGTGACCACCGCGAGCCTCGACAGCTACTACGGCGAAGCGATGGCTCTCGGCGAACGTACCCCGGTGGCGCTGCTGGACTTCGCTGCCTCTGCCCGTCTGGCGGTGGGTGAAGCGCTGACCAACATCGCCGCGACGCAGATTGGCGATATCAAGCGTATCAAGCTCTCCGCAAACTGGATGGCCGCTGCCGGTCACCCAGGCGAAGATGCTGGCCTGTATGAAGCCGTTAAGGCGGTGGGCGAGGAGCTCTGTCCTGCGCTTGGGCTGACCATCCCGGTGGGTAAAGACTCCATGTCGATGAAAACCCGCTGGCAGGAAGGCAGCGAGCAGCGCGAGATGACCTCTCCGCTGTCGCTGGTGATCACCGCGTTTGCCCGCGTGGAGGACGTGCGTCACACCGTTACGCCACAGCTTGCGACCGAAGACAACGCCCTGCTGCTGATTGACCTGGGTAAAGGCCACAACGCGCTGGGCGCAACCGCGCTGGCGCAGGTTTACCGTCAGCTCGGCGACAAGCCAGCCGACGTGCGCGACGTGGCGCAGCTGAAAGGCTTCTACGACGCCATCCAGGCGCTGGTGGCGCAGCGTAAGCTGCTGGCCTACCACGACCGTTCCGACGGCGGCCTGCTGGTGACGCTGGCAGAGATGGCCTTCACCGGCCACTGCGGCGTGGAAGCGAACATTGCAACGCTTGGCGAAGACCGTCTGGCGGCGCTGTTTAACGAAGAACTGGGTGCCGTGATTCAGGTGCGTGCCGCGGATCGCGACGCGGTTGAAGCCGTGCTGGCGCAGCACGGCCTGGCAGACTGCGTGCACTATCTGGGTAAAGCCGTTCAGGGCGACCGCTTCGTCATTGAAGCAGACGGCCATGCGGTGTTCAGCGAAAGCCGCACCACCCTTCGCATGTGGTGGGCGGAAACCACCTGGCAGATGCAGCGCCTGCGTGATAACCCGGAATGTGCCGATCGGGAACACAACGCCAAGGCTAACGACAACGATCCGGGCCTGAACGTGACGCTCTCCTTCGACATCAACGACGACATCGCCGCGCCGTACATTGCGACCGGCGCGCGTCCGAAGGTGGCCGTGCTGCGCGAGCAGGGCGTTAACTCCCACGTTGAGATGGCGGCTGCCTTCCACCGCGCGGGCTTCGACGCCATCGACGTCCACATGAGCGACCTGCTGGCCGGGCGGACCGGCCTGGAAGATTTCCAGGCGCTGGTGGCGTGCGGCGGCTTCTCCTACGGCGACGTGCTGGGCGCGGGCGAAGGCTGGGCGAAGTCCATCCTCTTCAACAGCCGCGTGCGCGACGAGTTCGAAACCTTCTTCCACCGTCCGCAGACGCTGGCGCTGGGCGTGTGTAACGGCTGCCAGATGATGTCTAACCTGCGCGAGCTGATCCCGGGCAGCGAAGCCTGGCCGCGCTTCGTGCGCAACCAGTCCGACCGCTTCGAAGCGCGCTTCAGCCTGGTGGAAGTGACCCAAAGCCCGTCTCTGCTGCTGCAGGGAATGGTTGGCTCACGGATGCCAATCGCCGTGTCCCACGGTGAAGGCCAGGTAGAAGTGCGTGACTCTGCGCATCTGGCTCAGCTGGAGAGCAAAGGCCTGGTGGCGCTGCGCTTTGTCGATAACTTCGGCAAGGTCACGGAAACCTACCCGGCTAACCCGAACGGCTCCCCCAACGGTATTACGGCGGTGACCAGCGAAAGCGGGCGTGCGACCATCATGATGCCGCACCCGGAACGCGTGTTCCGTACCGTGAGCAACTCCTGGCATCCGGAGAACTGGGGCGAGGACAGCCCGTGGATGCGTATCTTCCGCAACGCGCGTAAACAGCTGGGTTAA
- a CDS encoding PTS transporter subunit EIIC: MDKTAALASDILQGIGGEKNIQRLENCMTRVRVEVHNDDQLDVPRLKQLSGVSGYVKQGQQHQLIVGPGKAAQVVDAMRALMGGGASVSIDDAERTKAQAKAKYKAPMSDALRQLANVFIPLIPAFIASGLITGIINILKRPDIVGDFATQYPNLLGILGIFGSAVFAIMNILVGVNTAKVFGGSLAMGGVMAGILSSPQLAQITLFGEALQPGRGGVIAVLLVVILMCWIEKRLRAVLPGSIELILNPLLTTLITGSVAIVALQPLGGWISEAIAHGASLAIDRGGLLVGAVLSGTFLPLVLTGLHQGLVPIHVELVQAHGYNALLPILSMAGVGQVGAAIAILMKTRNARLKKVIKGALPVGLLGIGEPLIFGVTLPLGKPFLAACLGGAVGGALISYWKVATVITFGLSGLPLALTIVTGKVMLYLLGYLVAVIAGFLFTWLLGFNDPEE; this comes from the coding sequence ATGGACAAAACAGCAGCGCTCGCCAGCGATATCCTGCAGGGGATTGGCGGGGAAAAAAATATTCAGCGTCTCGAAAACTGCATGACGCGCGTGCGCGTCGAGGTGCATAACGACGACCAGCTTGACGTGCCGCGCCTGAAGCAACTGTCCGGCGTCAGCGGCTATGTGAAACAGGGCCAGCAGCATCAGCTGATCGTCGGGCCCGGTAAAGCGGCGCAGGTTGTTGACGCCATGCGCGCGCTGATGGGCGGCGGGGCAAGCGTGTCGATCGACGATGCTGAGCGCACCAAAGCGCAGGCAAAGGCCAAATACAAAGCCCCTATGAGCGACGCGCTGCGACAGCTGGCAAACGTCTTCATTCCGCTAATCCCGGCGTTTATCGCCTCAGGCCTGATCACCGGGATCATCAATATCCTTAAGCGGCCGGATATTGTCGGGGATTTCGCCACGCAGTATCCGAACCTGCTGGGGATTCTCGGGATCTTCGGCAGCGCGGTGTTCGCCATCATGAACATTCTGGTGGGGGTGAATACCGCGAAGGTGTTTGGCGGATCGCTGGCGATGGGCGGCGTGATGGCGGGCATCTTGTCCAGCCCGCAGCTGGCGCAGATCACGCTGTTTGGCGAGGCGCTTCAGCCCGGCCGCGGCGGGGTGATCGCCGTGCTGCTGGTGGTTATCCTGATGTGCTGGATCGAGAAAAGGCTGCGCGCGGTTCTGCCTGGCTCGATCGAGCTGATCCTTAACCCGCTGTTAACCACCTTAATCACCGGCAGCGTAGCCATTGTCGCCCTTCAGCCGTTAGGCGGGTGGATCTCGGAAGCCATCGCCCACGGCGCCTCTCTGGCGATCGACCGTGGTGGGTTATTAGTGGGCGCGGTGCTGTCGGGTACCTTCCTGCCGCTGGTGCTGACCGGCCTCCATCAGGGGCTGGTGCCAATCCACGTTGAGCTGGTGCAGGCGCATGGCTATAACGCGCTTTTGCCTATTCTGTCGATGGCGGGCGTGGGGCAGGTCGGCGCGGCGATTGCCATACTGATGAAAACCCGCAACGCGCGTCTGAAAAAAGTGATTAAAGGCGCGCTCCCGGTCGGCCTGCTCGGGATTGGCGAGCCGCTGATTTTTGGCGTCACGCTGCCGCTGGGTAAACCGTTTCTCGCGGCCTGCCTGGGCGGCGCGGTAGGCGGCGCGCTGATCAGCTACTGGAAGGTCGCCACCGTGATCACCTTTGGACTTTCCGGTTTACCGCTGGCATTAACCATCGTGACCGGAAAAGTGATGCTCTATCTGTTAGGCTATTTAGTAGCGGTGATCGCCGGGTTCCTGTTTACCTGGCTATTAGGATTCAACGACCCAGAGGAGTAA
- the qseG gene encoding two-component system QseEF-associated lipoprotein QseG, with protein MNLCLVSMSHVFFRAVRAVFSRNALRLSLPCLFLAGCVSHAPQSAISDKQEDKWPDNQVADFLSTRCDDIWNLSGHDVESNPLFWLRGIDCAQRLAPVDARSKAAMLDDDTWQDAFKRGILLADAKITPVERRANVTRLDALVVTLPVQVRPVYQLWRDGQTLQLQLSEERSRYSRLQQSTDSELDTLRQQQQHLRTQLDTTTRKLENLTDIERQLSSRKYQPGSSSAAPDSDTPKQEDVKHDEP; from the coding sequence ATGAATCTATGTCTGGTGAGTATGTCACACGTCTTTTTCCGCGCCGTACGCGCGGTGTTTTCCCGCAACGCGCTTCGCCTGAGCCTGCCCTGTTTATTTCTGGCAGGATGCGTTTCCCATGCGCCACAAAGCGCCATTAGCGACAAACAAGAAGATAAATGGCCCGACAACCAGGTGGCCGATTTCCTTTCGACCCGCTGCGACGACATCTGGAACCTGTCAGGTCATGACGTCGAAAGCAACCCGCTGTTCTGGCTGCGTGGCATAGATTGCGCCCAGCGTCTGGCGCCGGTCGACGCCCGCTCGAAGGCGGCGATGCTGGATGACGACACTTGGCAGGACGCCTTCAAGCGCGGCATTTTGCTGGCTGATGCGAAAATCACCCCCGTCGAACGCCGGGCCAACGTAACCCGACTGGACGCGCTGGTGGTCACGCTTCCCGTGCAGGTACGCCCGGTATACCAGCTCTGGCGCGATGGGCAGACATTACAGCTTCAGCTGTCTGAAGAGCGCTCCCGCTACAGCAGGCTACAGCAGTCAACCGACAGCGAGCTTGATACGCTGCGCCAACAGCAGCAGCACCTACGCACGCAGCTGGACACCACGACGCGCAAGCTGGAGAACCTGACCGATATCGAAAGGCAGCTCTCGTCGCGTAAATATCAGCCGGGGAGCTCATCCGCCGCGCCGGACAGCGATACGCCGAAACAAGAGGATGTAAAGCATGACGAGCCGTAA
- the tadA gene encoding tRNA adenosine(34) deaminase TadA, which translates to MSNPELDHEYWMRHALTLAQRAWDEGEVPVGAVLVHNNQVIGEGWNRPIGRHDPTAHAEIMALRQGGLVLKNYRLLDTTLYVTLEPCVMCSGAMVHSRIGTLVFGARDEKTGAAGSLMDVLGHPGMNHQVKTIGGVLAPECSGLLSDFFRMRRQQKKQQKAELKLSGD; encoded by the coding sequence TTGTCCAACCCTGAACTCGACCATGAATACTGGATGCGCCATGCGCTAACGCTCGCTCAGCGCGCCTGGGACGAGGGCGAAGTGCCCGTGGGCGCCGTGCTGGTCCACAATAACCAGGTGATTGGTGAAGGGTGGAACCGTCCCATTGGTCGCCACGATCCTACCGCGCACGCCGAAATCATGGCGCTTCGTCAGGGAGGGCTGGTGCTGAAAAACTATCGCCTGCTTGACACGACGCTGTACGTGACGCTGGAGCCGTGCGTGATGTGCTCCGGCGCGATGGTGCACAGCCGGATCGGTACCCTGGTCTTCGGTGCGCGGGATGAAAAAACCGGTGCGGCCGGTTCCCTGATGGACGTGCTGGGTCACCCGGGAATGAACCACCAGGTGAAAACTATCGGCGGGGTGCTTGCACCAGAGTGTTCGGGACTATTAAGCGATTTCTTTCGAATGCGCCGTCAGCAGAAAAAGCAGCAAAAGGCAGAATTGAAGCTGTCGGGCGATTAA